In a single window of the Cryptococcus neoformans var. neoformans JEC21 chromosome 11 sequence genome:
- a CDS encoding eukaryotic translation initiation factor 3, subunit 4 delta, 44kDa, putative → MADSKQSNRDWAADDVDADELPPTTESTDANGITTIVSWKYNADDQKVKVTRRVRRRLQVSTVTQTMAERKQWPKFGLDKGKPPGPDRKTTIIGENLHFKIAPISKIQRVEPEPETAVKAPTGKAVVCRLCSGQHYTARCPFREQLAAIDNLNADGAEEEQVVVSGTLAAKGAGETGGKYVPPSQRAGATGAGDSMFRARDELPTLRVTSLSIDAEEDDLRALFQPFAKNGKLGRANIVRDRNTRVSKGLAFVSFESKRDAEAAMAHLNGRGYDSLILEVAWSQPRGERT, encoded by the exons ATGGCCGACTCAAAGCA ATCCAACCGCGACTGGGCTGCCGATGATGTGGATG CCGATGAGCTTCCCCCAACTACCGAATCTACCGATGCCAACGGTATCACAACTATAGTTAGCTGGAAGTACAACGCGGATGATCAAAAGGTCAAGGTGACCAGGAGAGTGAGGAGACGGTTGCAGGTCTCCACTGTGACTCAGACAATGGCGGAGAGGAAGCAATGGCCAAA ATTCGGTCTCGACAAAGGAAAGCCTCCTGGACCCGACAGAAAGACTACCATTATCGGAGAGAACCTTCATTTCAAGATCGCCCCCATCAGCAAG ATCCAACGTGTTGAACCTGAACCTGAAACAGCTGTCAAGGCTCCCACCGGAAAGGCGGTTGTCTGTCGACTCTGTAGTGGTCAACATTACACTGCGAGATGTCCTTTCAGGGAACAGCTTGCTGCTATCGACAATCTCAATGCAGACggagcagaggaagagcaggtTGTTGTTTCTGGAACTCTGGCCGCCAAGGGTGCTGGTGAGACAGGTGGCAAATATGTCCCTCC ATCTCAACGCGCAGGGGCCACTGGTGCTGGCGACTCAATGTTCCGAGCTCGAGACGAGCTTCCTACCCTTCGTGTCACCTCCCTTTCCATCGatgccgaagaagacgatcTTCGGGCTTTGTTCCAACCTTTCGCCAAGAATGGCAAGCTTGGAAGGGCCAATATCGTCAGGGATCGAAACACGAGGGTCAGCAAGGGTTTGGCGTTCGTCAGTTTCGAGAGCAAGAGAGATGCAGAGGCGGCTATGGCTCACTTGAATGGCCGCG GTTACGATTCATTGATCTTGGAGGTCGCCTGGTCACAGCCTCGAGGAGAACGAACGTAG
- a CDS encoding expressed protein has translation MPLYKFLVTGYRPSLSIFSFDPSTAKVKLVSEFSPAPQNGTRLELADPTSVSSQGTERNLYWLSDANKGSAVSLKLADDQIEITAERLSHGGGVHIHVMKDGSGIVVSNFIGGSIIFFPITASGALSETSESPLLTLPFVYESQTAPNVKRQEASHAHHVVEGRNGILYVSDLGNDRIWIVKREGESGLAIKGYLQAPPGTGPRHSLISKDGKYLYCLTELTSDILVFPLEDTFETIQPLPDFKCNIIPPSVPAAAHHHLNAAELIFNPTIPNVLYASNRLELRLPAEFATGELGDAVAIVTLNEEGNKLVDVKFIRTGCNNIRGMRASPDGKYVAVAGRYGGGVEIWSVGDSGVDWRLAGKDENIDSVTDMAWL, from the exons ATGCCCCTGTACAAGTTCCTCGTCACAGGCTATAGGCCATcactctccatcttttcgtTCGACCCCTCAACCGCCAAGGTCAAGCTCGTTTCCGAGTTCTCTCCCGCACCCCAGAACGGCACCCGGCTTGAGCTCGCCGATCCCACCTCTGTGTCATCGCAAGGCACAGAGAGGAACTTATATTGGCTGTCAGATGCTAACAAGGGATCGGCTGTGAGTCTCAAACTTGCAGACGATCAGATTGAAATCACGGCCGAGAGACTCTCCCATGGCGGAGGCGTCCATA TCCATGTCATGAAAGACGGCTCTGGTATAGTCGTGTCCAACTTTATCGGCGGCtctatcatcttcttccccatcactGCTTCTGGCGCCCTGTCAGAAACATCAGAATCCCCACTCCTCACTCTGCCGTTCGTATACGAATCACAGACAGCACCGAATGTTAAGCGTCAAGAAGCATCTCACGCTCATCATGTGGTAGAAGGCAGGAATGGTATTCTTTATGTTTCCGACTTGGGCAACGACCGTATTTGGATTGTAaagcgagaaggagaaagcgGCTTGGCCATCAAGGGGTACTTGCAAGCCCCTCCTGGAACAGGTCCTAGACACAgtctcatctccaaagACG GGAAATATCTGTACTGTCTCACAGAGCTCACCAGCGACATCCTTGTCTTCCCTTTAGAGGACACTTTTGAGACCATTCAGCCCCTTCCTGATTTCAAATGCAACATCATCCCCCCGTCAGTCCCAGCTGCGgcccaccaccacctaAACGCTGCCGAACTGATCTTCAACCCGACTATTCCCAACGTTCTCTATGCGTCTAATCGACTTGAACTCCGTCTTCCAGCCGAATTTGCGACTGGCGAGCTTGGAGATGCGGTGGCTATTGTGACGCTGAATGAAGAGGGGAACAAGTTAGTTGATGTCAAGTTTATCAGGACCGGCTGTAATAATATTCGAGGAATGAGGGCTAGTCCTGATGGCAAATATGTCGCTGTAGCCGGAAGATACGGAGGCGGAGTCGAGATTTGGAGCGTGGGGGATTCGGGGGTAGATTGGAGGCTTGCTGGAAAGGACGAAAATATCGATTCGGTCACTGATATGGCGTGGTTATAA
- a CDS encoding DNA polymerase epsilon, catalytic subunit a, putative: MPSRGSFRGRGRGSGSGFGSNTRFTGRRRGRGGGGGGGGVAYGIDRRPATSTNQANREDGTAATEKFEEVKVYDEIDEKIGFWRFESVRAEGEEKVGWLVNMHQTLVPSDVHPGGLAAVDYYFIQDDGGSFKVSIPYEPYFYLTCRGGTESIVEEWLLKRYEGIIIRIEREKKWDLSLPNHLLSAPPVFLKLFFHNTADLQTIRRDLLPLARSNSEKFTAVDAYADVVSAEAAANGHGDDENRAWGAEDDTKKKKDKEPSECIIEVREHDLAYHLRVAIDLNIRVGLWYTVTSRTGVITLERIPDRVKRADPVVMAYDIETTKQPLKFPDQQTDQIMMISYMIDGMGYLITNREIVGEDIDDFEYTPKDEYPGEFTVFNEPDEPAVIRRWFEHIRDSKPTVIATYNGDSFDFPFVDARAKIHGISMYEEIGFKPDIEEEYKSRSTMHMDCFRWVKRDSYLPQGSQGLKAVTTAKLGYNPIELDPELMTPYAIEQPQILAQYSVSDAVATYYLYMKYVHPFIFSLCNIIPLSPDEVLRKGTGTLCETLLMVEAYDAHIIMPNRHEDPHGVTYEGHLLASETYVGGHVEALEAGVFRSDIPTHFKIVPSAIQELIDDLDAALRFSLIEEGQVKLEDVENYDEVKQQIQTALETMRDEPNRFDNPLIYHLDVAAMYPNIMLSNRLQPDSVKEEADCAVCDYNRPDKKCDRRMEWAWRGEYFPAKRDEVNMVRYALEQETFPPKRPYDPKRRFVDLTPTEQSALLHKRLGDYSRKVYKKTHDTKIVTKTTIICQRENSFYIDTVRAFRDRRYEYKGLHKTWKKNLDKAFEEGGAVATVDEAKKMIVLYDSLQLAHKCILNSFYGYVMRKGARWYSMEMAGITCLTGATIIQMARQLVEQIGRPLELDTDGIWCMLPGVFPEDFNFKLKNGKKFGISYPCTMLNHLVHAQFTNDQYHELVNNDSGTYNVKKENSIFFELDGPYKAMILPSSKEEDKLLKKRYAVFNPDGSLAELKGFEVKRRGELQMIKIFQSQIFDKFLLGKTTEECYAAVATVADQWLDILQSKASSLHDDELVDLIAENRSMSKTLAEYAGQKSTSISTARRLAEFLGEQMVKDKGLSCRFIISAKPNGAPVTERAVPVAIFTAEEPVKRHYLRKWLKDNSLTDFDLRTILDWDYYTERLGSVIQKLITIPAALQKVPNPVPRIRHPDWLYKRIATKEDKFQQHKITDMFTKLKDMEDLGDGQKKVGPKLAVVRRRNRKEQEKESEVEEVPPEPEYDYAGYIRIMKKKWRKQRQEKARARKSGLRQDGTISSMLRTQTSSMNSKQWDVIQIASTNRPGEFKLWLAIDGTFQSVRLKVPREFYLNFKEDPEPQMLATDRYEAVEVVRTLPRGQPARHLYKLSVDEVLFMEGESHFSTLINNPNVDGAFELQVPLVVRALLSLGTSCALRSNILGGLNRGLDKGFDLVDLERSGNLSRRKYLNEGRGIRYHFLFHAVADQRHIIGLFSPDSTNASIYLVDRAKNRQQLPNPLKFYTDRVERAERGVFSYPDMLDFTTSYHSSESSAFKALGKDLQAINHGLNVIALCSPFEHSYYQAKAPVYSNFPFITYRLGKEEDPGLMWLLQTSRRMIGLYLRLSSWLKEQIQIASHFDVPIGNLGADIAVFLADIEFARRLKQQDMLIWWSSTPRPDLGGSEEDANSSEDLVSPHISNRGCYSSTVLEMEVSDLAINAVLQSALVNEMEGSGTGSLAFDSASHNLDEYAKGAVNTSVMLGDAVLSTQTFGVLKSMLRAWYADKARAHVKGDSLSPAEIVVDQFWRWISSSTSSMFEPALHRFLHGLMRKTFLQLLAEFKRLGTQVVYADFGRVFLLTSKPDAGSAFAFAKYLVAAANSQELFRHLIIDVAQFWNYLAWMDVANFGGVKVSPETAASREPPAKRFEISMDWNIQSFLPGTLQPVFERNVASFIFSLYSAKRSSSDGREPLRVIHSLNIDQPGTEATSTMNPTKEKEKKAASKSISQTLTRRLLSDIAAVKRQQAAVHLEPEEAYTLAFPDLPGARSKRINPTLELIKAITEVYSLASEHSIEVQILKRNLLDLIGVKEFSSDAAFNPPCESIEVPMVICKKCNAIRDVDLCRDPDRLPSVNPDSGEMLEPARKNWVCHKCDSEYDRFQIEQPLIEMVTKTITNYQIQDVICLKCSQTKSDNLAATCKCGGGFRTTSNRNELKTKLKMIKSVCDYHKLPFAGSYVEETLSRW, encoded by the exons ATGCCCTCCAGAGGATCTTTCAGAGGACGCGGTCGGGGATCCGGATCCGGATTTGGAAGCAACACCCGGTTTACAGGCAGGCGACGGGGTCGaggcggaggcggcggcggcggtggtgtCGCATATGGGATCGACCGCCGCCCCGCTACATCTACTAATCAAGCTAATCGTGAAGATGGAACCGCCGCCACCGAAAAATTTGAAGAGGTCAAGGTCTAcgatgagattgatgaaAAGATTGGATTCTGGAGGTTTGAGAGTGTGAGGGCAGAGGGCGAAGAAAAGGTCGGCTGGTTGGTCAATATGCACCAG ACACTTGTGCCGAGCGATGTGCACCCTGGAGGTCTAGCGGCTGTCGACTACTATTTCATccaagatgatggaggctCATTCAAGGTGTCCATACCTTACGAGCCGTATTTCTATCTTACCTGTCGG GGGGGAACAGAGAGCATCGTCGAGGAATGGCTTTTGAAACGATATGAAGGTATCATCATAAGGatagaaagagaaaaaaagtggGATCTAAGCCTC CCAAACCACCTTTTATCGGCACCTCCAGTATTCCTTAAACTGTTCTTCCACAATACTGCCGATCTCCAGACTATCCGACGTGACTTGCTACCTCTTGCACGCAGCAACTCTGAAAAATTCACGGCCGTTGATGCGTATGCCGATGTGGTCAGTGCGGAGGCGGCAGCCAACGGTCATGGGGATGACGAAAACAGAGCATGGGGTGCAGAGGACGacacgaaaaagaagaaggataaagaGCCGTCAGAATGTATCATTGAAGTCCGAGAACATGACTTGGCGTACCATTTACGAGTGGCAATCGATCTCA ATATTCGTGTCGGACTCTGGTATACCGTCACCTCCCGCACGGGCGTTATAACGCTGGAACGAATACCCGATCGTGTCAAGCGTGCGGACCCAGTCGTCATGGCGTATGATATCGAAACAACAAAGCAGCCCCTCAAGTTTCCAGATCAACAAACGGACCAAATCATGATGATTTCTTACATGATTGACGGGATGGGCTACTTGATCACGAATAGAGAGATTGTGGGTGAAGACATTGATGATTTTGAATATACACCAAAGGATGAGTATCCCGGTGAATTCACAGTGTTCAACGAGCCTGACGAG CCTGCGGTTATCCGGAGATGGTTTGAACATATCAGAGATTCCAAGCCAACCGTCATCGCAACGTATAACGGTGATAGTTTCGATTTTCCTTTTGTCGATGCAAGGGCCAAGATACATGGAATCAGCATGTACGAGGAAATTGGATTCAAACCAGATATCGAGGAAGAATACAAGTCCCGATCAACCATGCACATGGATTGTTTCAG ATGGGTCAAACGAGACTCGTATCTTCCACAAGGTAGTCAGGGCCTCAAAGCTGTGACTACTGCCAAACTCGGATACAACCCCATCGAACTCGACCCAGAATTAATGACGCCGTACGCCATCGAGCAACCCCAAATATTGGCTCAGTATTCCGTCTCCGACGCGGTCGCCACATACTACCTCTACATGAAATACGTTCaccccttcatcttttcgCTGTGTAACATCATCCCTTTAAGTCCAGATGAAGTGTTGCGTAAAGGAACAGGTACGCTCTGTGAAACCTTATTGATG GTTGAAGCTTATGATGCTCATATCATTATGCCTAACCGTCATGAAGATCCCCACGGAGTGACATACGAGGGCCACCTACTCGCGTCTGAAACATATGTCGGAGGCCATGTTGAGGCTCTGGAAGCTGGTGTGTTCAGGAGCGACATCCCGACTCACTTCAAGATCGTGCCAAGTGCCATACAAGAA CTTATTGATGATCTCGATGCGGCACTCCGATTCTCCTtgattgaagaaggtcaagTCAAACTCGAGGATGTAGAAAACTACGACGAGGTTAAACAGCAAATCCAGACCGCTCTCGAGACCATGCGGGACGAACCCAATCGCTTCGACAACCCTTTGATCTACCATCTTGATGTCGCCGCCATGTACCCCAACATCATGTTGTCAAACCGTCTACAGCCCGATTCAGtcaaagaggaagcagaTTGCGCAGTGTGTGACTACAATCGACCTGACAAGAAGTGTGATCGGCGTATGGAATGGGCATGGAGAGGAGAATACTTCCCCGCGAAAAGAGACGAAGTTAACATGGTACGCTATGCTCTGGAACAGGAAACGTTCCCTCCAAAACGTCCATATGACCCAAAGCGCCGTTTTGTCGACTTGACGCCCACAGAACAAtctgcccttcttcacaaGCGTTTAGGGGACTATTCTCGAAAGGTATACAAGAAGACTCACGACACGAAGATTGTCACCAAGACGACAATCATTTGCCAGCGAGAGAACTCGTTCTATATCGATACTGTCCGGGCATTCCGAGACCGTCGTTACGAGTACAAGGGTCTCCACAAAACCTGGAAGAAAAACCTCGATAAGGcatttgaagaaggtggcgCGGTTGCAACAGTAGATgaggccaagaagatgattgtACTCTACGACTCGCTCCAGCTTGCACACAAGTGTATCCTCAACTCTTTCTACGGTTATGTCATGCGAAAAGGAGCGAGGTGGTATTCGATGGAAATGGCAGGCATTACTTGTCTGACTGGTGCCACTATCATTCAGATGGCAAGGCAGCTTGTTGAGCAGATTGGGCGGCCGCTAGAGCTGGATACAGACGGTATCTGGTGCATGTTGCCTGGTGTTTTCCCCGAGGACTTCAacttcaagctcaagaatGGCAAGAAATTTGGCATCTCGTATCCTTGCACCATGCTCAACCACCTTGTCCACGCACAGTTCACCAACGACCAGTACCACGAACTTGTTAATAACGACTCTGGTACGTACAATGTCAAGAAAGAAAACTCGATCTTCTTCGAACTGGATGGGCCTTATAAAGCTATGATCCTTCCGTCTtcaaaggaagaggacaaaTTGCTCAAGAAGAGATATGCCGTCTTCAACCCTGACGGCTCCCTCGCGGAGTTGAAAGGATTCGAAGTGAAGCGTCGAGGTGAACTTCAAATGATCAAGATCTTCCAAAGTCAAATCTTCGACAAGTTCTTGCTGGGCAAGACGACCGAGGAGTGCTACGCTGCCGTCGCCACCGTTGCCGACCAATGGCTCGATATCCTTCAAAGCAAGGCCTCAAGTcttcatgatgatgaattgGTCGACTTGATTGCCGAGAACCGTAGCATGTCGAAAACACTGGCCGAGTACGCTGGTCAAAAGTCTACTTCGATTAGCACAGCAAGAAGGCTGGCGGAGTTTTTAGGCGAGCAAATGGTCAAGGACAAAGGTCTTTCTTGTCgattcatcatctctgcGAAACCTAACGGTGCGCCAGTCACGGAGCGAGCTGTTCCTGTTGCGATCTTCACAGCTGAAGAGCCCGTGAAAAGGCATTATCTCCGCAAATGGCTAAAGGACAACAGTCTTACGGACTTTGATCTTCGTACTATTCTCGACTGGGACTATTACACTGAACGTCTTGGTTCCGTCATCCAGAAGCTCATCACCATCCCCGCCGCCCTTCAAAAGGTACCAAACCCTGTACCTCGTATCCGACACCCCGACTGGCTTTATAAACGTATTGCCACCAAAGAAGACAAGTTCCAACAGCACAAGATCACTGATATGTTCACAAAGTTGAAGGATATGGAAGATTTGGGAGACGGACAAAAGAAAGTTGGACCCAAACTGGCTGTGGTTAGGAGAAGAAACAGGaaggagcaagagaaggaatCGGAGGTCGAGGAAGTCCCACCCGAACCCGAATATGACTATGCTGGGTATATCAGGATAATGAAAAAGAAGTGGCGCAAGCAAAGGCAGGAAAAAGCTCGAGCGCGCAAGTCTGGTCTTCGGCAAGACGGCACTATTTCCTCCATGCTTCGCACGCAGACGTCTAGTATGAATTCAAAGCAATGGGACGTCATCCAGatcgcctccaccaacCGGCCGGGAGAATTCAAACTCTGGCTTGCCATTGATGGCACCTTCCAAAGCGTGCGACTGAAGGTACCCCGAGAATTCTATCTTAACTTCAAGGAAGATCCCGAGCCTCAGATGCTAGCTACAGACCGCTATGAGGCGGTGGAGGTCGTCAGGACATTACCTCGAGGACAGCCTGCCAGACATCTTTACAAGCTGTCGGTAGATGAAGTGCTTTTCATGGAAGGAGAATCGCACTTTTCCACTTTGATCAACAACCCGAACGTGGACGGTGCTTTTGAGCTCCAAGTTCCCCTTGTCGTTCGCGCACTCCTCAGCCTTGGGACTTCATGCGCCTTACGCTCTAATATCCTGGGGGGTCTCAACCGCGGCCTGGACAAAGGTTTCGATCTCGTTGATTTGGAACGCTCAGGAAACCTGTCTAGGCGCAAGTATCTCAATGAAGGTCGCGGGATTAGGTaccacttcctcttccatgcCGTTGCTGACCAACGACATATCATTGGCCTTTTCTCCCCCGATTCCACCAATGCTTCTATCTACCTTGTCGATCGCGCCAAGAACCGTCAACAGCTGCCTAATCCGTTGAAATTCTATACCGACCGAGTTGAGCGTGCAGAACGTGGTGTCTTCTCTTACCCCGATATGCTTGACTTCACTACCTCATATCATTCCTCAGAGTCATCCGCATTCAAGGCCCTTGGGAAAGATCTCCAAGCCATCAACCACGGTCTTAATGTTATTGCCCTTTGTTCGCCATTTGAGCATTCTTACTACCAGGCAAAGGCACCAGTCTATTCCAACTTCCCGTTCATAACATATAGACtagggaaagaggaagacccAGGTCTAATGTGGCTGTTGCAGAcgtcgaggaggatgattggATTGTACTTGAGGCTGTCCAGCTGGTTGAAGGAGCAGATTCAAATTGCATCACACTTTGATGTTCCTATCGGC AACCTGGGTGCCGATATAGCGGTGTTCCTTGCGGATATCGAGTTCGCACGTAGACTCAAACAGCAAGACATGCTCATTTGGTGGTCATCGACTCCCCGACCAGATCTTGGTGGTtccgaagaagatgctAACTCTAGCGAAGATCTCGTTTCTCCTCACATCTCAAACCGCGGCTGTTACTCATCCACCGTGCTGGAAATGGAGGTGTCCGATCTTGCTATTAACGCTGTCCTTCAATCAGCTCTCGTCAACGAAATGGAAGGTTCAGGAACTGGTTCGCTCGCCTTTGATTCGGCATCCCATAACCTTGATGAGTACGCCAAGGGTGCTGTCAACACATCGGTCATGCTTGGAGATGCCGTACTTTCCACCCAAACCTTTGGGGTTCTTAAGTCAATGCTTCGTGCATGGTATGCTGACAAGGCTCGAGCTCATGTCAAAGGCGACTCATTGTCGCCTGCCGAGATCGTTGTCGATCAATTTTGGCGTTGGATCAGTTCATCAACCAGCAGCATGTTTGAGCCAGCTCTCCATCGTTTCCTTCATGGCTTGATGCGCAAGACATTCCTGCAGCTCCTCGCAGAATTCAAACGGCTGGGTACCCAAGTCGTCTACGCGGATTTCGGCCGTGTTTTCCTTCTCACCTCCAAACCTGATGCTGGCAGCGCGTTTGCATTTGCAAAATACCTAGTTGCCGCTGCCAACTCACAAGAATTGTTCCgccatctcatcatcgacGTCGCCCAGTTTTGGAACTACCTTGCGTGGATGGATGTTGCCAATTTCGGCGGTGTCAAAGTCTCACCTGAAACTGCGGCGAGTCGAGAGCCGCCAGCGAAAAGGTTCGAGATTAGTATGGACTGGAACATCCAATCCTTTTTGCCCGGCACTCTTCAACCTGTGTTCGAAAGAAATGTGGCGAGCTTCATATTTTCCCTTTACAGTGCTAAGCGCTCGTCCAGCGATGGCAGAGAGCCTCTTAGAGTCATCCACAGTCTCAACATTGATCAGCCTGGTACAGAAGCCACATCAACAATGAATCCTacgaaagaaaaggagaagaaagctgcCTCCAAGAGCATCTCACAAACTCTTACCCGTCGACTTCTTTCTGATATTGCTGCGGTCAAGCGTCAACAAGCTGCTGTGCACCTTGAGCCGGAAGAGGCCTACACCCTGGCTTTTCCCGACTTGCCTGGAGCTAGGTCGAAACGCATTAATCCCACCCTCGAGCTTATTAAGGCCATTACGGAGGTCTATTCTCTCGCTTCTGAGCATAGCATTGAAGTGCAAATTCTCAAGCGGAACTTGCTGGACTTGATTGGTGTCAAAGAGTTCTCGAGCGATGCGGCCTTTAATCCTCCATGCGAAAGTATTGAGGTGCCCATGGTGATTTGCAAAAAGTGTAACGCGATCAGAGACGTCGACCTATGCAGAGATCCCGACAGGTTGCCTAGTGTTAACCCAGATAGCGGTGAAATGTTGGAACCAGCGAGAAAGAACTGGGTGTGTCAT AAATGTGACTCTGAATATGATCGATTCCAGATCGAACAACCTCTCATCGAAATGGTCACCAAGACGATCACCAACTACCAAATACAAGAC GTGATCTGCCTCAAATGTTCGCAAACGAAATCGGACAATCTTGCGGCGACCTGCAAATGTGGTGGAGGATTTAGGACGACGTCAAACAGAAATGAACTGAAGACGAAGCTGAAAATGATTAAGAGTG TATGTGATTACCATAAATTGCCCTTTGCTGGTAGTTATGTGGAAGAGACTTTGAGTCGGTGGTAG
- a CDS encoding threonine ammonia-lyase, putative — MAPTPIPVPAARPAASHLSKSPPTTNEYTSTAPIPALPPQHTDEGVPSHLYQGLPAHLLIDDAQGQKVPDYLRMILMSKVYAAPLNLKETPLTYAANLSARLGNEIWIKREDLQPVFSFKIRGAYNMMASLSDEEKKKGVITCSAGNHAQGVALSGHALNIPAIVVMPVSTPSIKWRNVQRLGATVLLHGRDFDEAKAECLRLEKEKGLTFVPPYDNPYVVAGQGTVAMEICRQVTDADQIDGIFASVGGGGLAAGIAAYMKRVAKPSVGIYGVETVDGDAMDRSLKAGKRVLLDEVGPFADGTAVRLVGEEPFRVCKNFLDDVVLVNNDEICAAIKDVFEETRSVPEPSGALALAGLKAHIIRNNLQGAGKRFVAVISGGNMNFGRLRFVAERADVGERREVLMSVRVPEKPGSFLKFHSLLGSRAVTEFSYRHSNNSTGYIICSFLLSSSSSSSSGPSPEARANEIHEMVESFKQHGIEAVDLSEDEFAKSHVRHLVGGRSAVEHERIFRFEFPERPGALGNFLKGMKVEWNISMFHYRNHGADVGKVLIGVQVPSQDNPAFDEFLEKLGYPYVEETHNEVYTMFLRS, encoded by the exons ATGGCGCCCACACC CATCCCCGTCCCCGCCGCCCGCCCGGCCGCCAGCCACCTCTCCAAGTCGCCGCCGACGACCAACGAGTACACCTCCACCGCGCCCATCCCCGCCCTCCCGCCGCAGCACACGGACGAGGGCGTCCCCTCCCACCTCTACCAAGGCCTGCCCGCCCATCTCCTGATCGACGATGCCCAGGGACAAAAGGTCCCCGACTATCTCAGGATGATCCTGATGT CCAAGGTCTACGCCGCGcccctcaacctcaaggAAACCCCTCTCACATATGCAGCCAACCTCTCCGCCCGGCTCGGCAACGAG ATCTGGATCAAGCGGGAGGACCTCCAGCCCGTGTTCTCATTCAAGATCCGCGGCGCCTACAACATGATGGCCAGTCTGTCCgacgaagaaaagaaaaagggcgTCATCACGTGCTCCGCCG GCAACCACGCCCAGGGCGTCGCCCTCTCCGGCCACGCACTCAACATCCCCGCCATCGTCGTCATGCCCGTCTCCACCCCGTCCATCAAGTGGCGCAACGTCCAGCGTCTCGGCGCcaccgtcctcctccacgGCCGCGACTTTGACGAGGCCAAGGCCGAGTGTCTCCGCctcgaaaaggaaaagggccTGACCTTTGTGCCCCCGTACGATAACCCCTACGTCGTCGCCGGCCAGGGAACTGTCGCCATGGAAATCTGCCGCCAAGTCACAGATGCCGACCAGATCGATGGCATATTCGCTTCCGTCGGCGGAGGCGGCCTTGCGGCCGGTATCGCGGCGTACATGAAGCGAGTCGCCAAGCCCAGTGTCGGAATCTACGGTGTCGAGACCGTTGACGGTGATGCCATGGACCGCTCACTCAAGGCCGGCAAGAGGGTCCTCCTCGATGAAGTCGGCCCGTTTGCAGACGGTACCGCGGTAAGGCTTGTCGGCGAAGAACCTTTTCGCGTATGCAAAAACTTTTTGGACGACGTCGTGCTTGTCAACAATGACGAGATTTGCGCCGCCATCAAGGATGTCTTTGAAG AAACCCGATCTGTCCCCGAACCGTCCGGTGCCCTCGCACTCGCAGGCCTGAAAGCCCACATTATCCGAAACAACCTCCAAGGCGCCGGTAAACGCTTTGTCGCCGTCATCTCCGGCGGTAACATGAACTTTGGCCGACTCCGATTCGTCGCTGAGCGAGCGGATGTCGGCGAACGACGAGAAGTGCTGATGAGTGTCCGAGTGCCCGAAAAGCCTGGCAG CTTTTTGAAATTCCACTCCCTCCTCGGTTCACGCGCAGTCACCGAGTTCTCCTACCGCCACTCCAACAATTCCACCGGCTACATCATCtgctccttcctcctctcctcctcatcctcttcgtcctccgGGCCCTCACCCGAAGCGCGCGCAAACGAGATTCACGAGATGGTCGAATCGTTTAAACAGCATGGGATCGAAGCCGTCGATTTGAGCGAGGATGAGTTTGCAAAGAGTCATGTGAGGCATCTGGTCGGTGGACGCAGTGCCGTGGAGCACGAAAGGATCTTTAGGTTTG AGTTCCCGGAAAGACCTGGGGCACTTGGAAACTTTTTAAAAGGTATGAAGGTCGAATGGAATATCTCCATGTTCCATTACAGAAACCACGGTGCCG ACGTCGGCAAAGTCCTCATCGGCGTCCAAGTCCCGTCCCAGGACAACCCCGCATTTGACGAGTTTTTGGAAAAGCTGGGATATCCATATGTCGAAGAGACCCATAATGAGGTTTACACCATGTTCCTCAGGtcgtaa